The Paenibacillus beijingensis nucleotide sequence AGGGTCTTTTGGTTCTTCCTATATTGCGGAGCAATTGAAAAAGCTTTTGTTTTACCCATTACATAAGCTTGAAAAGCCTCTTCCATTTCATTAAATAATTGAATATCCTCTTCATTAATATTATACTTCGGATAAATTTCTTCTATCTTTAAGAAACCTGTTGTATAGTCCCGGTATTTCCAGAAAAAAAGGTGTAAAGAGCGATATAAAAGATATTGTATCGGAACTGCCTGTTGAAAAACCCATTCATAGTCGATTACAGTATGATCACCGGCCTGATTTATAATTACATTCTCAAAGGTCAGGTCAACGTTGCTTACATCTAAACATTCATAGGGGCGCTTAATTTCCATGTTCAAATCGGATAAATAGTCTTTATGCTCAGGAAATCTTTTTGCTGATACCCCTAAACTGCGCAAAAAATTATAAAATCGCTCCAAATGGGATAAAAAAAGCGACTGGTCTCTGTTAAAAACCGCCTCAAACATCAGGCTATCGAATGAATTCCCTTCAATAAAAGGGAATTGGATTTCCGTCCCTAGCATCGTGGATGGTACAATTGAACAATTGAAGTAACTTCTTTTCAATGTTTTATAGCTTTCACTCATAGCCTGAATATGATGTACCGCTTCTTCTGTTAGAGGTTTTTTTACGACTTTTTTTGTATTTCCTTCTTTATAAATGGCTGTGCTGATTTGAAATTGAGGTAAACGGTCACGATTAAATTTAACAAAAAGCAGTCTCACTCTGCTTCCCCCTTTTTGCAAAAGACAAGAAACGAGTTGGCAAAAAAGCCAAACTGCCCGGTTTCTGTGATCCCTTTCGCCGTCCGTTCTTCGTTAAAAAGTAAGAACCGATCTTGATCGTAGCTATCGGTGTTTGGAGCAAAGCTTCCCGGAGACGGGGAAAAATCATCCGTATAGATTGCCACCGGCATTTTATAATCTGGCATCGGATAATAGAATTCAATGTCTTTAAACCCGGTCTCGGTTAACAAGTTTCGAAGTTCATGATTCGAAAAAGTCGCCACTCCGAGATCTTGTTCATGAGAACGGTAATTCTCTAAACTGTCAAAAATCCGTCCCGTATGATCCTCTCTCGCTCCTGCCCAATATTTAAGCCCATATTTATTTTCAATGGCAATAATCAACGTTCCATCATCTTCAATAAATTCTTTTATTTTCAATAAAAATTGATGAAAAGGAGAAGATGAAGTTGTAAATTTCCCTGCATATTCCAATACACCAATAAGAGTTACATAATCAAATTGCTGTTGAAGCTGAATGTCATTCAAATTCCCTACAACTACTTCTAGATTTTTTTGGTTACGATGACGATTCCCAATTATTTCAGCTCTGCGTTTAGAAAGCTCGACTGCAATGACTTGCTGTGTTTTTTCACAAAGAAGACCCGTCAGCGCTCCGCAGCCTGCTCCAATTTCCAGCACACGTCCATTCGGGTCAAAGGAATACCAATCCAGCAAGTTTAATCTTTGAGAGGACAAGTGATAAAGCACTGGCCATCGCGAATCCTGCGCTAAAACTTTTGCAATTTCCAGCGGGTTGTTAGCCGTAGTTTTGACCAATTGAAGAATTTCATCTTCAATATCACCATCATTGTATGAATCTTCGCCTGTATAGAATTGCAGGTTCATTTTTACGTTTCCGATTATATCAGTCATCGAATAAGGCCTCTTTATTCTAGTTTTTAACGATATGAATCGTTGAGTCGATATCGTAAACGCCAACAATTTTTTTGAACATCGTTGTCTCAAATGCAATCACATCATATAGTCGATGGTACACGACCAAATCTTCATTTGTGCCTGTAAAACCGGTACAGCCTAAGGACAACGTATAATATCCGCTTTGTAGATTTACTTTTTGCGAGAATGTTACCGTTAATGAATCCCCTGCCTTAAACGAGCCTGTATCCAGATTTTGAAACCAAGTATTTGTTCCCGACAGTTCATTCCCCTTCAAGTCTTTAATCGTAAACGCGAATATAGGATCTTGAACGAGCTCATTAAAACGTACTTTCATTTTAATATAAATCAATTCATCACTAATGATTTTTGAAATGAGCTGATTATTTTCATCAAAGATCCCATAATCGACAATTTCCACTTCTTTATTTCCGTATTCAAGCCTTGCCTGATTTTCTTGATAAAAAACTCTCCACTCGCCTTCTTCCGAAGGGGAGTAGGATTTGTTGATTTTAAAATCCTCGCTTACATCGTAAAGATTCACCAAAATTTTTTTATAGAGATCGACCATTTCCTTGGGGGTTCCTTCGGCCACTTTGCGTCCATCGTTTATGACAACGGCATGTGTGCAGTACCGAAGAACCGTTTCCAAGGAATGTGTGACAAAAAGGATTGTTTTTCCCTTTTCTTTAAATTCATTGAACTTCCTAAAGCACTTTGTCTGGAATGCAACGTCACCAACAGACAGTGCTTCATCAACAATCAATATATCCGGTTCTACATTGATCGCTACAGCAAAGGCAAGACGGGCAAACATCCCGCTTGAGTAAGTTTTTACAGGCCGGTGGATAAAATCGCCGATATCAGCAAACTGCAATATCGCGGGAATCTTTTCGGTTATTTCTTCCTTCGTGAATCCCATAAACATACCGTTAAGATATATGTTTTCAATACCGCTGTATTCCGGGTTAAATCCCGCTCCTAATTCCAATAATGCCGCGATTTTACCGTTTACTTTGATCGTTCCGCTTGTAGGCTTCAAAACGCCGGTAATCATCTTCAGCAAAGTCGATTTTCCTGCTCCGTTTTTACCCAGTATCCCGACCGTTTCTCCCTCTGGTATCATAAGGTCTAATTCTGAAGTAGCATTAAAATCGGTATGATATTTTTTACCTAAAGGATTTATCGACTCCTTAAGTCGATCAGCAGGTTTAGGATATAATTTATAAATCTTGGATAATTGCTTTACTTCTATCGCATATTTCTTCATTAAATTTTCCCCTTCTTACAGTACATCCGCAAAATGAGGACGCAATCTTTTAAAAACGATAACCCCAATACCAAATGCAACCAGTGTAAAGCTCCAATAATAAAGCGTCAGATTTGGAAATTCCCAGAACCATCGCTTATATATAAATGTATTTCGGTAACCTTCTACAATATAATATACAGGATTTAGTTTAATCCAGTTCTTATATTTGTCGGGCAAAATCGATAAAGACCAAAAAATTGGCGTAAGCCAAAATATTAATTGAACTGTCATTCCGACAAATTGTCCAACGTCTTTCAAAAAAACAACTACGGAGGAAGTAATCCAACCAATTGCCACGACTAAACAAACGGAGCATATTACATAATAAATAATTTGCAATGTATATAAATCGGGAAAATGTTTATAAACGGAAAACATGATTATTAAGAAACATATGAAAAACAGATGAATAAATAAAGAAGATACTACTTTCACAACCGGAAGAAGAGAGACTCGAAATACAACCTTCTTTACTAGGTAGCTGCTTTCTACAATTGAGTTAGTCGTGTTCAAAAAGCAATCTGAAATAAAAAACCATGGGACCATTGCAGCCATCAACCACAAAATGAAAGGGAAGTTATCAACAGGCGCTGATTTGAAGCCTACTTGAAAAACAAACCAGAAAATTAAGACTTGAACTGTTGGCTGTACAAAAGCCCATGCAAAGCCCAAAAATGACCCTAAATAGCGGGTTTGCACATCTTTAATTGCTAAATTGGAAATAAATATCAATTCACGAAATAATGGCTTTAATTTGAATTCCACTTAACTCGATCCTCCACTCAGATGCTTCAGAACTGATCTTACTCGAAACAATATTACCAAAAATTCAGTTGGGATGCACATACTTCTAAAATATAAATCAAAACTTGACGATAAAAGTGTGACAAAGTAGTCTTGCCTCCTTTCTTACTTATCCAATTTATAGTATCATTGAGCTAGCCGTGTCTTTTTTATCGTAAGTCATGAAGTAATTCTCACTGCACTTTTGTCAAATACAAATAATGACGAATGGCTTTATTGACATTTTCAGGAGGAAATATCTATGGAATTAAGTATAATCATTCCAAGTTTTAATGAACGTGAGAATGTTAAAATTATCTCTGGTCGAATAATTGAATCTCTAAAAAATCAGGATTGTGCTTATGAAATCTTATTTGTAGATGACAGCAAGGATGATACGCCTATCATTCTTGAACAGTTGTCTAAAGAACACTCACAAGTTAGATATATACACCGGGAAAATGGTAGGGGGTTAGGGACGGCTGTTGTCGAAGGTTTTAACAAATCAATTGGAAAGAAAATTATAGTTATGGATTCTGATCTCCAACATCCCCCTGAACTTATACCTTTGATTTTTCAACGATTAAAAGAAGGTACTGATTTGATAATCCCCAGCAGGTTTGTTCCAGGAGGATCCGACGGAGGCTTAAATACTTTTCGCAAGTTTGTATCTTGGACAGCTCGGACAATCGGTCGCATCTCTTTGAAAAGAATGCGGAACATTACTGATTGCACAGGGGGTTATTTTGGGTTAAATCGTAGTATATTACACAATGCTCAACTCGATCCTATTGGATGGAAGATTTTAATGGAAATATTAGTTAAATGTGAATACAAAACCGTTCATGAAATTCCTTATTCATTTGTCTCCCGTCATGCAGGGGAATCTAAGATGAGCATGAAAGAACAATGGAATTATTTAAAACATATTGCGAAGCTAATATGGAATAGCGATGAAGATAGAAGGTTCTATTTATTTTGTGCAATAGGCGCTTTGGGTGTTGGCGTGAATTTAATTAGCTTATATATTTTGGTTAACTTTCTTGGTTTGGGAGACTTGCGTTCTTCGATTATCGCTTCTTTTATTGCTATGGTAAACAACTACCTGTGGAATGATAACCTTACTTGGAAAAAATATAAGAAAAAGTCTTTGAAAAGACGATTCTTCCAATTCCCGAAATTTTTAATTGTAAGTGTGGTTGGTATAGGTATAACCGCTTTATTAGCCCAAACTGCATCTTGGTTAGATCTCAATATTTTCTTTGGTCAATTTGCAGGTATCGTAGCAGCTACACTTTGGAACTTCAAAGCTAACAGTCTGTGGACTTGGTCTAACAAAGACACAAATGAATCTCGAGAAAAGACAAAAGTAATCGTTAGTCAAGAGCCTGTACAACTTTCGAAACAAGCTGTTTAACGTATAAATTTAAATTATCAAGGAGAAAAAAATGAACTTGTCTTTTATTAAGAAGGGTTATGTGATTTCATTACTTTTCTATTTAACTGTAGCATTAATATATTTAGGCGATGTTGCTTTTCACCCGTTAACTAAACATATTGGAGGAAATGGAGATCCTGAACAATTCATGTGGTACCTGGGATGGTTCTGGCATTCCATTTTAAATGGTCAAAGTCCTTTTACGACAACTTATCTTAACTATCCAAGCGGACTAAATTTAATGGCTAATACTTCTTTACTTGCTGAAGGTTTATTGTTTGGTCCATTAATTTATCTAACTAGTACATATTTTGTTTACAATTTGATATTTTTTCTTAATTTAATGATTTCTGCCTTGTTATTTGAATCGATTCTCCGAATGCTAGGTATTCGCAAATGGCTTTCTATTTTTGGTGGCGTCTTAGTCTCCATGATGCCCTATACGACCGCTCACTTGTCTGGTCATATTAATCTAACATCAACAGTTGTCGTCTTTGCTATTATCCATATGATTATTTCAGCAGCAGTAAAAGGTGTAAAAAAGCCCTATCTGTACAGTGTCCTTTTTGGTCTGCTGCTTGCCTTTCAGTTTTATACTTCCAGTGAAATATTTGCGACAGCTTTTTTATCGTTTGCCATCGTGTTTGTTCTTTTTTTACTATTTTATCGTACGGCTTTATTTCAGTTTTTAAAGCTATTTTCATGGAAATGCTATATTATTTTAGTAGTTTCTTTCGTCATTTTAGTTTCACCTGGCTTGTACTATCTCTTCTTTGGCCCTTACTTTAATATTTCTGGGCAAGTGTACCAGCTAAAGAACGTTTATGTGAATGATTTACTGAATTTTATTTTACCTACACCTGTTCATGAGCTTACAGGAAACACCGTTAATCAAGTCACGGCTTTCTTCACAGGGAATTTTGCAGAGAGCAATGGATATTTAGGAATTCCGCTAATTATTTTAATAATATTTTTTGTGCAGCATCAATGGAATAACCAAATAATAAAAATATTATCGGTATTTTTCTTTATTATTAGTATTTTATCAATGGGATCTTATTTGCATATTCTCGGCTTAACATCAACGAAGATTGTTCTCCCATGGATGATTTTTGAGCATCTGCCTTTGATTGAACACGCCCTCCCGTCACGGCTTATGTTGTATGGAGATATTGCTGCTCTATTAATTATTTTAATAGGGTTTGAAAAAGTACTAAAGAAAAAAAAACGCGCCAAGCTTTACTCCGCCGTTCCTTTTGTTCTTTTAGGAATTGTCGCTGCTACATGGTTTCCCTCAGTACCGTTTATGTCTACTTCACAGCCAGCAATTTTAAAGGATATTTCAGCTGGAACGGAGATTTATAACGAACTAAAGGATCGTCCTACTGCAATATACACTGACCATTTTCCAACTGTAATGCATTTACTGGCTGAGACGGGTTATTATTTCCCGACTTCTGACGTCTATGGTTTTACTAAAAAAGATTCGGCATTAGATGCTTACAGGGATTCCTTAAATTACTTTTCAAATGACCCTAACAAAATTTCAGCAGAGTTTATCTCAAGTTTAATTGGAAGAATGAAGGTAGAAAAAATTTTATATATTCCTATTAAAACTCAGATGTCTAACGATTTTTTGAATAATCTTAATTCGCTGCTAGGAAAACCAATAGAAGGCCCGAATGGCGCTGTTTTATGGAATGTACCTTCAGATTTAGCGAATGTTTCATTCGAAGGAGATATTTATAATATTGAAAAAATTCTTGGCAAAGGCCCAGATAATAGACATTGGGCAGGAAAACAATGGAGTATACGTGCAAAGAATAAAAACATCTCGGTTACTTTAACTGCACCTCCTGCTTCTGACATGCCTAATGGTGTCTCCATTAATATTCAGTCCGATAATAGTTCTGATTTTAAAACTATTCATCTTAATCCAAATGAAACCGTTGAAATAACGATTGTTAATGAATCTATCAAGTTTGAGGCACAGGAAATTTTTGTTCCTAACAACACAAGTCATAACGGAGATACTAGGGAGTTAAGTGTCATGGTAAATATTAATTAGACTACACCGTATCAATTTAGATCAGATTTAACATCCCTTAAAAGCTAAAATTAATGGCAGGAGGTGCGATAAGCTTTAAAACAGCTAGCATCTACTGCTCTCTATTTTTAGTAAAATTTATCCATCTGCTATATAAATTACGTATCTCAATTTGACAATTATCATTTATAGACTTTAAATGAAGTACAACCAAGCTAAACTAGGGTTTATTATTTTATTATTAGATAGTCAAGTACTTCAAACTAATATTATAATATTTTATAAAATCCTAGCAGGATAAATAATGGGTTAAGGAGTTTACCATGAATCGACAACCTTCACCACCCAGGTATCAAAAAAAGGTAGAATCTGACGTCTCTCTCATCAAATGGGCGGGCATCATAATGGCTGCCATCTTCTTTCTTGCCTTTCCGTTTCAAACCGCGCTGTTTAACGGGTTCGACTTCTCCTTTGAAAAGAAAATTACGGGCGCGATGCTGTACGGCTTCTTCTTTTTCATTGTGATGTCGTTGCATATCTTCAAGGTTTGGCGGGAAAATAATTGGCAGGCCGTCCTTTCCGTCTCCGTCTGGCTGCTGCCGATCTTTTACTTCATATCGTCTTTCAACGCCGTGTCCGTTAATGACGCTCAAATCTTGACTGTCATCAGCTTCGGCCTCGCGGGATTTTTTGTTTTTGGCGTCTATTTCAATGATACTCCTTCCTCCAGAAAAACGCTCGAGGGAATTCTTGTACTTTCCGGCTACATATTGGTCATTTTCGGTTTGATCAATCTGTTCGGCCAAATCTACACCCCCGACGCACTCTGGTTTACGATGGGCAATT carries:
- a CDS encoding ABC transporter permease → MEFKLKPLFRELIFISNLAIKDVQTRYLGSFLGFAWAFVQPTVQVLIFWFVFQVGFKSAPVDNFPFILWLMAAMVPWFFISDCFLNTTNSIVESSYLVKKVVFRVSLLPVVKVVSSLFIHLFFICFLIIMFSVYKHFPDLYTLQIIYYVICSVCLVVAIGWITSSVVVFLKDVGQFVGMTVQLIFWLTPIFWSLSILPDKYKNWIKLNPVYYIVEGYRNTFIYKRWFWEFPNLTLYYWSFTLVAFGIGVIVFKRLRPHFADVL
- a CDS encoding class I SAM-dependent methyltransferase, which encodes MTDIIGNVKMNLQFYTGEDSYNDGDIEDEILQLVKTTANNPLEIAKVLAQDSRWPVLYHLSSQRLNLLDWYSFDPNGRVLEIGAGCGALTGLLCEKTQQVIAVELSKRRAEIIGNRHRNQKNLEVVVGNLNDIQLQQQFDYVTLIGVLEYAGKFTTSSSPFHQFLLKIKEFIEDDGTLIIAIENKYGLKYWAGAREDHTGRIFDSLENYRSHEQDLGVATFSNHELRNLLTETGFKDIEFYYPMPDYKMPVAIYTDDFSPSPGSFAPNTDSYDQDRFLLFNEERTAKGITETGQFGFFANSFLVFCKKGEAE
- a CDS encoding ABC transporter ATP-binding protein; protein product: MKKYAIEVKQLSKIYKLYPKPADRLKESINPLGKKYHTDFNATSELDLMIPEGETVGILGKNGAGKSTLLKMITGVLKPTSGTIKVNGKIAALLELGAGFNPEYSGIENIYLNGMFMGFTKEEITEKIPAILQFADIGDFIHRPVKTYSSGMFARLAFAVAINVEPDILIVDEALSVGDVAFQTKCFRKFNEFKEKGKTILFVTHSLETVLRYCTHAVVINDGRKVAEGTPKEMVDLYKKILVNLYDVSEDFKINKSYSPSEEGEWRVFYQENQARLEYGNKEVEIVDYGIFDENNQLISKIISDELIYIKMKVRFNELVQDPIFAFTIKDLKGNELSGTNTWFQNLDTGSFKAGDSLTVTFSQKVNLQSGYYTLSLGCTGFTGTNEDLVVYHRLYDVIAFETTMFKKIVGVYDIDSTIHIVKN
- a CDS encoding glycosyltransferase, giving the protein MELSIIIPSFNERENVKIISGRIIESLKNQDCAYEILFVDDSKDDTPIILEQLSKEHSQVRYIHRENGRGLGTAVVEGFNKSIGKKIIVMDSDLQHPPELIPLIFQRLKEGTDLIIPSRFVPGGSDGGLNTFRKFVSWTARTIGRISLKRMRNITDCTGGYFGLNRSILHNAQLDPIGWKILMEILVKCEYKTVHEIPYSFVSRHAGESKMSMKEQWNYLKHIAKLIWNSDEDRRFYLFCAIGALGVGVNLISLYILVNFLGLGDLRSSIIASFIAMVNNYLWNDNLTWKKYKKKSLKRRFFQFPKFLIVSVVGIGITALLAQTASWLDLNIFFGQFAGIVAATLWNFKANSLWTWSNKDTNESREKTKVIVSQEPVQLSKQAV